GGTCACCTCGTTGGACAACATCCAGATGAGATCATCCCGCCACTTCGTGGCGCTCTCGTGGGATGTGAATCCGCGCATCTCGAGCCCCGTGATGTCCGCGAAGATGTGCTTCATCACTTCGCGGACCCGGGCCTCGGTGGCCGTGGAGCTCATCGAAGCCGTCCGCGTTTGCGTGTACGTCATGAATTCTCCTCGCAGTAATGCTTGAAGGGATTGCCAAACAATTCGACGAGCGACTCCAGGCTCTCGCTGTCGTCATCCCGGTGGTCCGCCGCGATGGCACGGTTGATGGCGTCGAAGCCCTCCTCAAGCCAATCTCCGAGCTCCTCAATCTGGAACGAGTTCCACTGCGAGACGATGTTGTTTTCGGCGTTGACGGGGTCGAGCACCGTCCAGAGCGCGTCGGGCGACGCCCGGGGCTTGGGGCCGAAGTCGGTGAAGGCCACCAACTCCCTCCGTCGCACCGTGCCAGCGAGCAGATCAAACCAGCGCGCGAGGGTGCCCGCGTAGGTCTCCTCGACCTCGCAGCGGTTGTACGCATGCGCGCACAGCAGGTCGAGCAGGATGGACGGCACGTACTCGATGACACGGGAGTGGGCCTGACGGAACTCCCGCCACCACTTCAGCAAGCGGACGCACTCGTTGAAGCGGACGCGGCCCGGCAGCTCATTGCTCGTGCGGTTGTGTCGGGTAACGAACTCGATGTGCTTCTGCACGGAGGTTCGGCGCCTCTCGCCGTCGCCGCGCAGCAGGATCTGCGCCTCGTCGTCCCCGGGGATCGCCAGCATGGGGACCAGGTCGTAGCGGAGCTTGCTGGCCGCGAAGTCCAGTTGGATGGAGCTCTTCGTTCGCTTCCGTTTCGTCTGCGGATAACAGGTGGCGACATAACGGTCGAAGCGTCCGAGGAGCTCGTCGATCCGTGCGCCGTCCTCGTCCTCGGGCGAGATGACGAACGGCAGATCCACGTCCTGTCCCTCGACCGCCGAGTCACCCAATAGGTGTCTCCGCAAACCGGTCTTCTTGGCGAACGATCCAGAGTTCGGGGTGGATCGCACGGTCAGTCCGTCCTTCTCAGCTTGGTTGACAATCCGCTCTCGAATGTCACCTGACTGTTTGATGATGAGATCATCCTTGTCACCGCCGCGGATCCAGTCGACAAAGCTGCTCATCCGGCGGTGCAAGGTGCTGCGCGTGCTCAACTGTGTCATGTAACACCTTTCATGAAGGGTGCATCGAGGGTCGCTCCGTGTGCACTCACCCGTGGCTCTTCGCCTCCTCGTTATTTGAAGATCTTGATGGAACGGCGACCCTCGAATGCCGCCTGTAGACTAAGCCGCCACTTGTAGCGGGGCCGCTCCGAGGGAAGGCCGTAGTTGTAGACGAAGCATTCAGGCAACCAACTCGCAGTGAGCGCGTCCCCCAGGTAGAAGGCCAGACTCACGGGGACGGCTGCGAAGAGGTGCACACTCTCTGGACGGCGAGCCGGCTCCCGGTTGGCGGTGATGTGTTTGTCGAGCGTCTCGCGAATCAACTGCACGTAGGCTTTGAGTTGCGCCTCACGCCGCACGCTGCCCCGCCCTGTCTCCGCGAGCGCGAAATGCAAGTCCAACATCACGTCCGAGTCAGGAAACACATGCCGACACTCATCCATGTCGATGCGTGCGGACACCGAAACGCAAATCCGGGCGGCCTTTCCCGCCCCTCGCGTCTGCACGTCCACGTTCAGCGGCGGAGGTGGGGTGTCCGATCCGGGCTCCCACTGGAACCGGCCCGAGATGTATTCGAAGACGTGCACCTGTCGATTCTTCGCCAGATATCCCGCCAGCACCGCCAACGGCACGAAGGGGAAGCCGTAATAACCGATATCGGCATCCCGCTCCGCGAAGGTACGCCGGAGTTCGCCATCCCTCGCCGCCAGCCTTTTCACCTCCGCCTCCAGGTTCCTCCAGTCGCGCTGTTCCAGCCCCACCCTCTGGTCGATAGCCACGATGCGAGGCTCCCGACCAGCGAAGAGCGCAGGCGCATCCTCCGGCCCAGGCTGCTCGGTTGTCGGCATGTAGGCCTCGTGGCGGATGAGGATGAGCGGCCGTTGCGATGGAACCGGTGCGGGTGGCGGTTCACTGGAGGGGGTGAGCCTGTCCTGGGCCCGGCCACCTCCCTCTTCCGTCTGAGTCGATGCGTTCGACGGTGCAGGCTGGAGCAGCACTCCCGCCGCGCCGGCGCGCATGTACAGGGCAGGGGTGCACCATTCGAACGAGTCAGGCACCTTCGACCGCATGGCCAAACGGCCTTCGGTGACCGCGTCATCGATCGGGGCTCGCTCCGCGAGGCGGGTGTAGAACGCCGCAGTGAATGCCATCGCCGCCCGATCGGAGATCGCGAACTGCATGGCGATGACTGCAGCGGCTCCCCCGGAGACCAGCGCTCCAGCAACGCTCCCGTGGCCATGGACCGACAGCGTCCCGCGCGCCGACTGGCACGCGTTGAGGACCACCAACCGCGGAGCAGTGGGGCGGCCACTGAAGAGCTCCGCGATGTCCTGCGCGCGCAGCGGGGCGGGTTCCCCCTGCTCATCCCGCAAGTAGACCCATCCGCTCCCGGTGTCCTCATCCACCTTGCCGTGCCCTATGAAGTGAAGCACGTGAGGGAGGAAGACGCGGAGCTTGTCCCGCAGTTCCTGGCGGGTGGGCATGTCCAGGGACTCGCATTGGACACCGGAGATGCTGGACAGGGCATCGGTGATCCTGTCCTGCTCCGCTTGGTACTGGAGACCGCCATACCCGCGCGCTCCTGCGCGGACCAGCAGCACCCGTAAAGGTGAATCGAACGTCGGTAACCGGGACGGTTGTGTCACATCTAGCGAGCGGACGATCGACAGACGTTGGTCCAACGCCGCATGGCGAGTCGGGGAGACAGGGGGGATCCGCAAGACATCCCAGGGAAACTCGGCGAGCCACGCGAGTTCGGAGTCACAAGGGTCGAAGTGCAGGAAGAGGCGCAGCCGCTGCTGTTGCTCATCGGACGAGAAGAGCACGCTGCCAAGCGAAAGCGTCAGGACCTCGCGTACCCGGCCTGGCGGGCAGATTGCCTCGTACAACTCATCACCGAGCCGCGCGAGCTCAGCGTCGACTTCCGCGTCGCATGATCTCGACTGCAGCAATGCCTCCTGAATCTGGAGCTGCAGTTCCCGTAGACGAGACAGGGGAAGGCGCAGCGTCGTGGGCGCGCTGGCCGTGCCGACGGAAGTGGAGTGCACGGTGACACGGTACGAATCCGACCTGC
This region of Archangium lipolyticum genomic DNA includes:
- a CDS encoding CBASS oligonucleotide cyclase, whose product is MTQLSTRSTLHRRMSSFVDWIRGGDKDDLIIKQSGDIRERIVNQAEKDGLTVRSTPNSGSFAKKTGLRRHLLGDSAVEGQDVDLPFVISPEDEDGARIDELLGRFDRYVATCYPQTKRKRTKSSIQLDFAASKLRYDLVPMLAIPGDDEAQILLRGDGERRRTSVQKHIEFVTRHNRTSNELPGRVRFNECVRLLKWWREFRQAHSRVIEYVPSILLDLLCAHAYNRCEVEETYAGTLARWFDLLAGTVRRRELVAFTDFGPKPRASPDALWTVLDPVNAENNIVSQWNSFQIEELGDWLEEGFDAINRAIAADHRDDDSESLESLVELFGNPFKHYCEENS
- a CDS encoding CHAT domain-containing protein, with translation MNSYKEVHLHFTQSRSDSYRVTVHSTSVGTASAPTTLRLPLSRLRELQLQIQEALLQSRSCDAEVDAELARLGDELYEAICPPGRVREVLTLSLGSVLFSSDEQQQRLRLFLHFDPCDSELAWLAEFPWDVLRIPPVSPTRHAALDQRLSIVRSLDVTQPSRLPTFDSPLRVLLVRAGARGYGGLQYQAEQDRITDALSSISGVQCESLDMPTRQELRDKLRVFLPHVLHFIGHGKVDEDTGSGWVYLRDEQGEPAPLRAQDIAELFSGRPTAPRLVVLNACQSARGTLSVHGHGSVAGALVSGGAAAVIAMQFAISDRAAMAFTAAFYTRLAERAPIDDAVTEGRLAMRSKVPDSFEWCTPALYMRAGAAGVLLQPAPSNASTQTEEGGGRAQDRLTPSSEPPPAPVPSQRPLILIRHEAYMPTTEQPGPEDAPALFAGREPRIVAIDQRVGLEQRDWRNLEAEVKRLAARDGELRRTFAERDADIGYYGFPFVPLAVLAGYLAKNRQVHVFEYISGRFQWEPGSDTPPPPLNVDVQTRGAGKAARICVSVSARIDMDECRHVFPDSDVMLDLHFALAETGRGSVRREAQLKAYVQLIRETLDKHITANREPARRPESVHLFAAVPVSLAFYLGDALTASWLPECFVYNYGLPSERPRYKWRLSLQAAFEGRRSIKIFK